The Schizosaccharomyces pombe strain 972h- genome assembly, chromosome: I genome contains a region encoding:
- the mga2 gene encoding IPT/TIG ankyrin repeat-containing transcription regulator, whose product MNLEFSFGNLIAKNTENSTKEEGTWEVNKLMKFSSEEGRSSSDDYMFSSPDFEKAGNGDAEMREFFNFDGLPDQGLNLPSIAPPSLSHASSPNLSNSQDEAECLPSDRQQDYINPSLHLNRTVFPTPQHSISDANFLANTVDQPLGDNPMFGESDVYLLKMDPMKQAPYEAGFNSVKSSGAIEDPLQFRQPITMLETPFNESINTLTPYAEDYAFSSLNTSAPPLSNKEYAFSVNHLPAINEHKWKSRVETNMLFELRIKSNDNQSVPFEYLRLPSWAHREDKKRSSKPQPLQPDPETVIHLVPTVLAGDKSSVVKTCCTRCLLRERKRNARSQATKDACMPNYTKLKAYERNMTDASPEEKQQFRIKLLNQFPKLEDIDEDRMIMVFTGPEYVRLQLDGNERVAHINARITCYSSHQSCPYFHIIWDLYSMSRLVDRLVFPEPVTVLDDHKSRNLTKSEKTGKSNSQQAPSNHVLSKSNTVPNLVTGFPTRSDNPPNEKRRRTSSSENSRALDIQLSASDSHSPNSKSTLKSVEGSAFSMSKSPSVLSMTTPSGVSPSISKNGFHVVRVPSDAAGFQQRQQQEEGVLEAHTNESAPIAPFPYCTDDFSFSVEEKSSVNNLLTQFDEVAKPDFVSTPIKENVDSSFINMTPPDVSHAPLISRIIPNKGSIMGGYEVTILGANFFNGLVCLFGDNPAAVTFSWSESTIIATCPPATNAGTVPVTFQNYNSSSEAPVMFTYEDNLDNELYKLTVQVLGLKLTGSIQNPLTLSKKLLSSWRDDFAQYITNSIKQPPNSESKGQSKKTLLHDSNMESLKSVISRIVKKDSNQSDDSVESTILAAFALVTDTTTPYLSDFSLVNESGRSLLHLTAACGLSNASTFLCNAGCDVNKRDALGYTPLHYASLYDHKDICVNLLSNGAKPDVIGASGKKPIDLSSSEPIKLVFKEANNEQAQSISRSLIKDSEGSINTNETLESTSIVNEIEESAVQTKSYSESMWNKTVTMFPSLQELPQNYMSEVPSMMQKAMLSTLKSISAIPDDVPPPYSEFADDTTAQAGSSKRDSAISEDPDHHKSVWWSLRWQSRLVGRGKSTALTPEETRAIQEQAKTLKKAGMDFMLFSFWLPALLLLSIFGLRSYAQMIGGYLYRCIIGI is encoded by the coding sequence ATGAATTtagaattttcttttggaaatttgaTCGCCAAAAATACCGAGAATTCGACTAAGGAAGAAGGAACTTGGGAAGTAAACAAGCTCATGAAATTTAGTTCAGAGGAGGGGAGGTCTTCCTCTGATGATTATATGTTTTCCTCTCccgattttgaaaaagccGGAAACGGCGATGCAGAAATGcgtgaattttttaacttcgATGGATTGCCGGATCAAGGTCTAAATTTGCCTAGTATAGCTCCTCCGTCTTTATCCCATGCCAGTTCACCTAACTTATCGAATTCACAAGATGAAGCGGAATGTTTACCGTCTGATCGTCAGCAAGACTACATCAATCCTAGTTTGCATTTGAACAGAACGGTGTTTCCTACTCCGCAACATTCTATTTCTGATGCTAATTTTCTAGCTAATACCGTTGATCAACCTTTGGGAGATAATCCCATGTTTGGAGAGTCGGAtgtttatcttttaaaaatggatCCTATGAAACAAGCACCTTATGAAGCTGGATTTAATTCTGTAAAGTCATCGGGCGCCATCGAAGATCCATTACAGTTTAGACAGCCGATTACCATGTTGGAAACTCCCTTCAACGAATCTATTAATACTCTTACGCCATATGCCGAAGATTATGCATTTTCCTCTTTAAATACGTCTGCACCGCCTCTTTCTAATAAGGAGTACGCGTTCTCAGTTAATCATTTACCAGCTATCAATGAGCACAAATGGAAATCTCGGGTGGAAACTAACATGCTTTTTGAGTTGCGGATCAAGAGCAACGATAATCAAAGTGTTCCGTTTGAATATCTTCGCTTGCCAAGTTGGGCTCACCGTGAAGACAAAAAGCGTTCTTCGAAACCTCAGCCTTTGCAACCCGATCCGGAGACCGTCATTCATCTTGTACCTACCGTTCTTGCAGGTGACAAAAGCTCAGTTGTTAAGACTTGCTGTACTCGCTGTTTACTTCGAGAAAGGAAGCGCAATGCTCGATCTCAAGCAACAAAGGATGCTTGTATGCCTAACTATACTAAACTGAAGGCTTATGAGCGTAACATGACTGATGCCTCTCCCGAAGAAAAGCAGCAGTTCAGGATCAAGCTCTTAAATCAATTTCCCAAACTTGAAGACATAGATGAAGATAGAATGATAATGGTTTTTACTGGACCTGAGTACGTTCGTTTGCAATTGGATGGAAATGAAAGAGTTGCTCACATCAATGCACGGATTACATGTTACTCGTCTCATCAATCATGCCCTTACTTTCACATCATATGGGACTTATACTCCATGTCACGTTTGGTGGATCGTCTTGTTTTTCCAGAGCCTGTTACCGTTCTTGATGATCATAAAAGTAGAAATCTTACGAAATCAGAAAAGACTGGTAAGAGCAATTCTCAACAAGCTCCTTCAAACCATGTTCTTTCTAAAAGCAATACTGTCCCCAATCTTGTCACTGGTTTCCCTACCCGTTCAGATAATCCACCAAATGAAAAGCGTCGTCGAACATCCTCGAGTGAAAATTCTAGAGCACTCGACATACAACTATCTGCTAGTGACTCGCATTCACCTAATTCGAAAAGCACTTTGAAAAGTGTTGAGGGCTCAGCCTTTAGTATGAGCAAATCCCCTTCTGTGCTGAGTATGACTACCCCAAGCGGCGTAAGTCCTTCCATTTCAAAGAATGGTTTCCATGTTGTTCGAGTTCCCAGCGATGCCGCTGGTTTCCAACAAAGACAACAGCAAGAGGAAGGAGTGCTTGAAGCCCATACAAATGAAAGTGCCCCAATAGCCCCATTCCCTTACTGTACAGATGATTTCTCGTTTTCcgttgaagaaaaaagtagtGTCAACAACTTGCTTACACAATTTGATGAGGTTGCTAAACCTGATTTTGTAAGTACGCcgataaaagaaaatgttgattcttcttttataaaCATGACTCCACCTGATGTTTCACATGCTCCCTTAATATCTCGGATTATTCCTAATAAGGGTTCAATCATGGGAGGTTATGAAGTTACAATTCTTGGCGCgaacttttttaatggaTTAGTCTGTTTATTTGGTGACAACCCAGCTGCTGTAACTTTTTCGTGGAGTGAGTCAACGATTATAGCGACTTGTCCTCCTGCAACTAATGCTGGAACCGTTCCTGTAACCTTTCAGAACTATAATTCATCTTCTGAAGCGCCAGTAATGTTTACTTATGAAGATAATTTAGATAATGAACTTTACAAATTAACTGTTCAAGTTTTAGGCTTAAAACTTACTGGATCTATTCAAAACCCATTAACgttatccaaaaaattgttgagtTCATGGCGCGACGATTTTGCTCAATATATAACAAATTCTATTAAGCAGCCTCCTAACAGTGAATCTAAAGGTCAGTCTAAAAAAACCTTATTGCATGATAGCAATATGGAATCGCTTAAATCGGTTATTTCGCGGATTGTGAAAAAAGACAGTAATCAGTCTGATGACAGTGTTGAAAGTACTATCCTCGCAGCATTTGCTCTTGTTACAGATACAACGACACCATACCTTTCTGATTTTAGTCTTGTTAACGAATCTGGTAGGTCACTTCTCCACCTTACTGCTGCCTGTGGATTGTCTAATGCTTCGACGTTCTTATGCAACGCAGGATGCGATGTTAACAAAAGGGACGCACTTGGCTATACACCACTGCATTATGCTTCATTGTATGATCATAAAGACATATGTGTTAATTTACTTTCCAACGGTGCCAAGCCTGATGTTATAGGAGCTAGCGGTAAAAAACCGATAGACCTCTCCTCTTCTGAGCCTATAAAACTGGTCTTTAAGGAAGCAAATAATGAACAAGCCCAAAGTATTTCTCGCTCTCTTATTAAGGATTCTGAAGGCTCCATTAATACAAATGAAACCTTAGAATCAACCAGTATTGTTAACGAAATTGAGGAATCTGCTGTTCAGACCAAGTCATATAGTGAAAGTATGTGGAATAAAACTGTTACAATGTTTCCATCGCTTCAAGAACTACCTCAGAATTATATGAGTGAAGTTCCATCCATGATGCAAAAAGCCATGCTGTCAACCTTAAAAAGTATATCGGCCATTCCCGATGATGTACCCCCTCCTTATTCTGAGTTTGCTGATGATACGACAGCGCAAGCTGGTTCTAGTAAAAGAGATAGCGCTATATCTGAAGATCCCGATCATCACAAAAGTGTTTGGTGGTCTTTGAGATGGCAATCTCGGCTTGTTGGTCGTGGAAAATCTACTGCTCTTACTCCTGAAGAAACCAGAGCAATACAGGAGCAGGCAAAGACACTGAAAAAGGCAGGAATGGACTTTATGCTATTCTCTTTCTGGTTACCTGCCCTACTTTTGCTGAGTATCTTTGGTCTTCGAAGCTATGCTCAAATGATCGGGGGATATTTATATCGCTGCATAATTGGCATTTAG
- the bgl2 gene encoding glucan beta-glucosidase Bgl2 encodes MQFLSSFVFAALALLPLSAMAVDEAASEIASSTKPASTNGTLSFCLGVKHADGTCKYTDDYLADFEVLAPYTNMIRTYATSDCNTLEYLLPALAQSPYNFSAILGVWPTDDAHYDLEKQALMQYLPQYGVDHVRAITVGSEVLYRNDLPADVLAERIYDVRGLVQQKLGFDVPVGTADSWNLWAGGSGDVVITASDFIMSNDFPYWQGQNTSNMTNTFISDTLAALERVQSVKGTNNVTFWVGETGWPTDGPSYGEADATVDIASEFFQEALCNIRRKGIDIFFFEAFDEDWKGDSSSVEPYFGAMYSNRTLKYNLNCTSE; translated from the coding sequence ATGCAATTCCTTTCGTCTTTTGTGTTTGCCGCTTTGGCTTTGTTGCCTCTTTCTGCTATGGCTGTTGATGAAGCTGCTTCCGAAATCGCTTCTTCCACCAAGCCTGCCTCTACCAATGGCACTCTCAGCTTCTGCTTAGGCGTGAAGCATGCTGATGGCACCTGCAAGTATACGGACGATTACTTGGCTGATTTTGAGGTCCTTGCTCCTTACACCAACATGATTCGTACCTATGCCACTAGTGATTGTAACACTCTCGAGTACTTATTACCCGCACTTGCTCAGTCGCCTTACAACTTTTCTGCCATCCTCGGTGTTTGGCCCACTGACGACGCTCATTACGATTTGGAAAAGCAAGCTCTTATGCAGTATTTGCCTCAGTATGGTGTTGATCATGTTAGAGCTATAACAGTTGGCTCTGAAGTCTTGTACAGGAATGATCTACCTGCTGACGTCCTTGCCGAACGCATTTACGACGTCCGTGGCCTTGTTCAACAAAAGCTCGGCTTCGATGTTCCCGTTGGTACTGCGGATAGTTGGAACTTGTGGGCTGGTGGTAGCGGTGATGTTGTTATTACTGCCAGTGACTTTATCATGTCGAATGACTTCCCTTACTGGCAAGGTCAAAACACCAGTAACATGACCAACACCTTCATCTCCGATACTTTGGCTGCTTTAGAGCGCGTCCAATCCGTCAAGGGTACCAACAACGTTACCTTTTGGGTTGGTGAGACTGGTTGGCCTACTGATGGTCCTTCTTATGGAGAGGCTGATGCCACGGTTGATATTGCTAGTGAATTCTTCCAAGAGGCCTTGTGTAACATACGTCGTAAGGGCATTGatatcttctttttcgaGGCATTTGACGAGGACTGGAAGGGTGACTCCTCTTCCGTTGAACCCTACTTTGGAGCCATGTACAGCAACCGCACTCTCAAGTACAATTTGAATTGCACCTCTGAGTAA
- the pot1 gene encoding shelterin complex subunit Pot1, giving the protein MGEDVIDSLQLNELLNAGEYKIGELTFQSIRSSQELQKKNTIVNLFGIVKDFTPSRQSLHGTKDWVTTVYLWDPTCDTSSIGLQIHLFSKQGNDLPVIKQVGQPLLLHQITLRSYRDRTQGLSKDQFRYALWPDFSSNSKDTLCPQPMPRLMKTGDKEEQFALLLNKIWDEQTNKHKNGELLSTSSARQNQTGLSYPSVSFSLLSQITPHQRCSFYAQVIKTWYSDKNFTLYVTDYTENELFFPMSPYTSSSRWRGPFGRFSIRCILWDEHDFYCRNYIKEGDYVVMKNVRTKIDHLGYLECILHGDSAKRYNMSIEKVDSEEPELNEIKSRKRLYVQNCQNGIEAVIEKLSQSQQSENPFIAHELKQTSVNEITAHVINEPASLKLTTISTILHAPLQNLLKPRKHRLRVQVVDFWPKSLTQFAVLSQPPSSYVWMFALLVRDVSNVTLPVIFFDSDAAELINSSKIQPCNLADHPQMTLQLKERLFLIWGNLEERIQHHISKGESPTLAAEDVETPWFDIYVKEYIPVIGNTKDHQSLTFLQKRWRGFGTKIV; this is encoded by the exons ATGGGAGAGGACGTTATTGACAGTCTTCAGTTGAATGAGTTATTAAATGCTGGAGAATATAAGATTGGA GAACTTACATTTCAGTCCATTAGAAGCTCTCAAGAAttacaaaagaagaatacTATTGTCAATTTGTTTGGAATAGTAAAAGATTTTACCCCTAGTCGCCAAAGTCTACATGGAACTAAGG ATTGGGTAACCACCGTATATTTGTGGGATCCAACATGTGATACATCAAGCATCGGACTACAGATACACTTGTTCAGCAAACAGGGAAATGATTTGCCTGTAATCAAGCAGGTGGGGCAACCGCTTTTGCTTCATCAAATCACATTAAGAAGTTATAGAGACAGGACTCAAGGTTTGTCTAAGGATCAATTTCGATATGCACTTTGGCCAGActtttcttctaattcCAAAGATACTCTCTGTCCTCAACCAATGCCTCGTTTAATGAAAACGGGAGACAAGGAAGAGCAATTCGCCTTgttgttaaataaaatttggGATGAGCAAACtaataaacataaaaatgGCGAATTATTGAGTACCTCTTCTGCTCGTCAAAATCAAACTGGATTGAGTTACCCTTCTGTCTCTTTTTCTCTGCTATCACAAATAACTCCACATCAACGTTGTAGCTTTTACGCTCAGGTAATTAAAACTTGGTACAGTGATAAAAACTTTACTCTTTATGTCACTGATTATACGGAAAATgagcttttttttccaatgtCTCCGTATACTAGCTCCTCGAGATGGAGGGGCCCTTTTGGTCGGTTTTCTATAAGGTGCATTTTATGGGATGAGCACGACTTTTACTGCCGCAACTACATTAAAGAAGGTGACTATGTGGTTATGAAAAATGTGCGAACCAAAATTGATCACCTTGGTTATCTGGAATGTATACTTCATGGGGATTCAGCAAAACGTTATAATATGAGTATAGAAAAAGTCGATTCGGAAGAACCCGAACTAAACGAAATTAAGTCACGTAAAAGGCTTTATGTTCAGAATTGCCAAAATGGTATAGAAGCAGTAATCGAGAAACTCAGTCAAAGCCAACAATCGGAAAATCCTTTTATCGCCCATGAATTAAAGCAAACTTCTGTTAATGAAATTACGGCCCATGTCATAAATGAACCTGCTAGTTTAAAATTGACTACTATTTCTACCATACTTCATGCACCTTTGCAGAATCTTCTCAAACCGAGGAAACATAGGCTACGCGTTCAGGTGGTAGATTTTTGGCCAAAGAGTTTGACGCAGTTTGCTGTGCTATCTCAACCACCATCTTCGTATGTTTGGATGTTTGCCTTGCTCGTAAGGGATGTATCGAATGTGACTTTACCGgtcatattttttgattctgACGCTGCGGAACTTATTAACAGCTCAAAAATCCAACCTTGCAATTTAGCTGATCACCCGCAGATGACTCTTCAGCTTAAAGAAAGATTATTTCTGATTTGGGGGAACTTGGAAGAACGCATTCAGCATCACATATCGAAGGGTGAATCGCCAACTCTGGCTGCTGAAGATGTTGAAACACCATGGTTTGATATATATGTCAAAGAATACATTCCTGTAATTGGGAACACCAAAGACCATCAATCTTTGACTTTTCTTCAGAAGCGCTGGCGAGGATTTGGCACGAAAATTGTTTGA
- a CDS encoding gfo/idh/mocA family oxidoreductase, with amino-acid sequence MAPIKTAVLGTGMSAFIFHYPFLKALPNHFEVYAAWERRATSTESKARAAFPNVKVYTKLDELLADSNIELVVISLPPNVHYEVVSQALNAGKHVLCEKPFTPTYGEAKELFDLAKSKNLMLTVYQNRRFDGDFLTAKECIENGRLGEVVQFESHIDRFRLFRKGNWKDVPNPGCGLVYDLGSHLIDQAITLFGTPHSVTAKLESQRQIPPLEVEDCFRIVLHYLPQEGRLPLDVIVCSSSISCGLDMRYIIKGTRGSFLKFGIDPQESQLNEGMSPMDPGYGVDSSHHYATLWTLPPDIDVRHPPKPTKSTLMTIAGDYRRFYLEVHEALVTKTFETSVKPHQVLLVEKIIEAAYKSSQSSTSIPLSE; translated from the coding sequence ATGGCGCCTATTAAAACTGCCGTTCTCGGTACTGGCATGTCTGCCTTTATCTTCCACTATCCCTTCTTAAAGGCGCTACCCAACCATTTCGAGGTTTATGCTGCTTGGGAGCGCCGTGCTACCAGCACCGAATCGAAAGCCCGCGCTGCCTTTCCAAACGTAAAGGTGTACACCAAACTCGACGAGCTCTTGGCTGACTCCAACATCGAATTAGTCGTCATTTCACTCCCTCCCAACGTCCACTACGAGGTCGTTTCTCAAGCGCTCAATGCCGGTAAGCATGTGTTGTGTGAAAAACCTTTCACTCCCACCTACGGCGAGGCCAAGGAGCTGTTCGATCTCGCCAAGTCCAAAAACCTCATGTTGACCGTGTATCAAAATCGTCGTTTCGATGGTGATTTCTTGACGGCAAAGGAATGCATCGAAAATGGTCGTTTGGGCGAAGTTGTGCAATTCGAGTCGCATATCGATCGCTTTCGCCTTTTCCGTAAAGGTAATTGGAAGGATGTTCCTAATCCCGGCTGTGGTTTGGTGTATGACTTGGGCTCTCATTTGATCGATCAGGCCATCACCTTGTTTGGCACTCCCCATTCCGTAACGGCAAAGCTCGAATCACAACGTCAGATCCCACCTTTGGAGGTGGAGGATTGCTTCCGCATCGTTCTCCACTATCTGCCCCAAGAAGGAAGACTTCCTCTTGACGTTATTGTGTGCTCCTCCAGCATTTCTTGTGGTTTGGACATGCGTTATATTATCAAGGGTACGCGCGGTAGCTTTTTGAAGTTTGGCATTGATCCCCAAGAGTCCCAATTGAACGAAGGAATGTCTCCCATGGATCCAGGTTATGGTGTCGATTCCTCCCATCATTATGCAACCCTTTGGACCCTACCTCCCGACATCGATGTCAGACACCCCCCAAAACCTACGAAGAGCACTTTAATGACCATTGCCGGTGATTATCGTCGATTCTATTTGGAGGTGCATGAAGCCTTGGTCACGAAGACCTTTGAAACTTCGGTGAAGCCTCATCAAGTTTTGTTGGTAGAGAAGATCATTGAGGCTGCTTACAAGAGTTCCCAATCCTCTACTTCCATCCCATTGTCCGAGTAG
- a CDS encoding seven transmembrane receptor protein — protein sequence MAILKSALVGFICFLHFFIVNASDNKSLLTEDIMASQVCNGMFAKKGKTSEITLKIDSYTSDFGGAIRLLIFNWKDVNAIGMEDDDGEKHYICNYEDIEAGVCKDDDYGLYLINQTAPHDSIYSAAVDAESMVSPLKYPVEQSGLYCVFTAPLEGSSEAYKITVTWENYFGNLDATDYPHLFLNPILLAINCLIGIWWSFIMFRYRHDLLQVQKYISGVVALSIVCTMVSTGYFYFANSKGYTTGSKVFAFFLSLAQSARQSYFGFLLLIVSLGYSIVVPSLGSLLRKCQILAGLQFVSSCFFLSSLFISPSNKESLVILFAAPVFLITLFAMFLWIVLALNNTIRDLRIRKQTVKAQMYTRLWIVICFGIVAYASIVAANAILIGIYGQMNYYLKYWKLLWFLNYGYTDILVLILMLTILYLWRPTENNRRFAMSEQVAQDVDEFEMTSSLSNDSLHLHHERPTSPANPHIIHGSADEHQALFAVDDESDDDASTLATSKQKPA from the exons ATGGCGATTTTAAAGTCGGCTCTTGTAGGGTTTATATGctttttgcatttcttCATTGTAAATGCTTCCGATAATAAAAGTCTTTTG ACTGAGGATATTATGGCATCTCAAGTCTGTAATGGAATGTTTGccaaaaaaggaaaaacaTCAGAGATTACTC TGAAAATCGATTCTTATACATCTGACTTTGGCGGCGCCATTCGTTTGCTAATTTTTAACTGGAAAGATGTTAATGCCATCGGCATGGAAGACGATGATGGCGAGAAGCATTATATATGTAACTACGAAGACATTGAAGCCGGTGTTTGCAAGGACGATGATTATGGTCTTTACTTGATTAACCAAACCGCTCCCCACGATTCTATTTACTCAGCCGCCGTAGACGCTGAATCCATGGTTAGTCCCCTTAAATATCCGGTTGAGCAATCTGGTCTATATTGCGTCTTTACCGCACCCCTTGAAGGCTCCAGCGAGGCTTACAAAATCACCGTAACCTGGGAAAACTATTTTGGCAATTTGGATGCTACTGATTATCctcatttgtttttaaatccCATTCTTTTGGCGATCAATTGTTTAATTGGAATTTGGTGGTCTTTTATTATGTTCCGCTATAGGCATGATCTCCTTCAAGTTCAAAAGTATATTTCAGGTGTTGTTGCTCTTTCTATTGTTTGCACTATGGTCTCTACAGGTTATTTCTATTTCGCGAATAGCAAAGGTTACACTACAGGTAGTAAagtttttgctttctttttgtcGTTAGCTCAATCCGCTCGTCAATCCTATTTCGGATTTTTGCTGTTAATTGTTTCACTGGGTTACTCTATTGTTGTTCCTAGTTTGGGAAGTCTTCTTCGTAAGTGTCAAATTCTTGCTGGTTTGCAGTTCGTTTCTTCATGCTTTTTCTTGTCATCTTTGTTCATTAGCCCATCTAATAAAGAGTCTTTGGTCATTTTGTTTGCCGCTCCTGTCTTTTTAATCACCCTCTTCGCTATGTTCCTTTGGATTGTATTGGctttaaataatacaatTCGTGATCTCCGTATTCGTAAGCAAACTGTTAAGGCTCAGATGTATACTCGTCTTTGGATTGTTATATGTTTTGGCATTGTCGCTTATGCTTCGATTGTCGCAGCCAATGCCATTTTGATTGGTATCTACGGTCAAATGAACTATTACTTAAAATACTGGAAACTTCTTTGGTTCCTTAATTACGGATACACTGATATTCTTGTTTTGATCTTGATGCTTACCATTTTGTACTTGTGGCGTCCTACCGAGAATAACCGTCGTTTCGCAATGAGTGAGCAAGTTGCTCAAGATGTAGATGAGTTTGAGATGACTTCCTCTCTCTCAAATGATAGTTTGCATCTGCATCATGAGCGTCCTACATCTCCAGCCAACCCTCATATTATTCATGGCAGTGCCGATGAGCATCAAGCTCTATTCGCTGTTGACGATGAAAGTGATGATGATGCCTCAACACTTGCAACTTCTAAGCAAAAGCCTGCTTAG